TGATTAAAATGAAGTGACAAGATATATAgttacaaaattaaaaatataattaattttaagatatagttaaaattttaatttatattattaaaattaattaatatttataaaaatatttttgtcTGTTCATAAAAAGTGAACTTCCACTTGCTATTTGCCTGCATCAAACCGTAGTCCCACTTTCACTTGACCGTAAAAAGCACAATCCTTTTTCCGGGAAAATCTCAACCCCAAATTACTCAGCTCACACAACAtttaaaaaaagataaattattatttaatttttgtattttaagaaattaattattgagtctttacattttaaaatatatactatttaatttttatattttattttcgttaaattatttagtttttttgtCAACTTTTTATTAGTCAATAATGGTCCAACtactatttagtctctttattttagtgaaactgATTAGTTAAtccttatatttaaaaaaaatattagttagtccatataatttgacttcattaattaattagtcctataattattttttatatccaAACTATCCTAATTCTCTTTCTCTTATTTCCCTTATACTCCTTTATTTCTCACTTTCCGTGTTTCTTCTCCTTTACACAAAAAATGATACAAACTATTTGCACAAAAAAGTTAATTAGTTTTCTTAAATTTCTAAGTAATAAAGGAAATTATTCCCCATATTTCTAAGTAatcaagaaaatttttttttcccaataaagaaaaaacaaaaataatgtccaaaaattgaaaatttaagaaaaaatatcAATTTAGTTTTCATATagcaaaatttctatttttatctaagaatatatttttttaaaatatataaaccaactaattagttttactaaaataaaaggactaaatataagtatttttcaaaatatatgaaTCAATTAATTAGTTATACTCTTATTTCCCTTATACTCCTTTATTTCTCTCTCTTTCCGTGTTTCTTCTCCTTTACACAAAAAATGGTACAAACTATCTGCACAAAAAAGTTAATTAGTTTCCTTAAATTTCTAAGTAATAAAGGAAATTATTTCCTAAATTTCTAAGtaatcaagaaaaaaaaattttcccaATAAAGAAAAAACAACAATAATgtccaaaaattgaaaatttaagaaaaaatatcAATTTAGTTTTCATAtgccaaaatttctatttttatctaagaatatatttttcaaaatatatgaaccaactaattagttttactaaaatagaaGGACTAAATATAagtgtttttcaaaatatataaatcaattaattagtttccttaaaataaagagatttaatagtaatgtgaatagtatgaATAACAGAAAATTTGATGGAGGGATTAAATAGTTTAATGGAAGCAAAATAAAGGGACTAAATAGCatattttttgaaatacaagattaagtaattgatttcattaaaatacaatacaaggactaaatagcaatttcattaaaaaaaaagcaaaaaagtccactttctttatatatatatatatatatccttttGCATTGACTGCTATGGCATACCATCAAGAACCAGAACCAGAACCAAAAGTCAGTGCACTCCACCTAAACTTGGAGCCGAATCAGGTGGAATCGCTGCCTAGTTTCGATGGAGTAGAGGAGATTCTTGGTTACAAGTTCAAGAATCGGAGATTATTGGAGGAGGCTTCTACGGATTCATCTTTTCCAGATAAGCGTGTTTTTTATGAGCGGTTAGAACATGTCGGAGATTCTGTGCTTAACCTTCTCTTCACCAAGGAACACTACTTCAAGTATTCGGATTTGCCACCTGGTGCCTTGACCCGTCTATGTGCTGCCAATGTTAATACTGAAAAGCTCGCACGTGTGACCATCAAACACGGGTTGCATCGCTTTTTGCTTCACAAGAAAACCCTTCTTGAGGAACAAATAAGTCAACgaaaattgtttgaatttttcttctatttttttcTTGATACTGTTGTGATTTGTTAGGTTTGGACGTCTaaacaagaaaaaaataaaaataaaaatcacctTTTACTCAAACAAAGCCTGATTGCACAATCTACCAGAAGAAAAACAGAAATCATTAAGATTGTCTATGAATAACTATAAAGTGAATATCcatattaatttttgtttttattagtTGTTTGTTTAAACGAGAAATAAAATACGATTTatgttttttaatatatttattaaatatattttgataatatttttttttattatcaaacAATAATTGAAAATTGAAGACCCAAATCTGTATGAATATCGAATGACCATGACAGCTAGCCTGTTAGGTTTGTCATAAGATCGATGGTGTCATTGGTGATCACTCAATCCGTCCTTAGACATAtaattgtaatgatcgggctccaaccactagaggaattgtccgctttggccataagcctcacggttttgtcccataggtggaatggaagaactccagggttaagcgtgctcgcttgagagaaatcctaagatgggtgacctcctgggaagttctccattccacttatgggacaattgtaatgatcgggcttcaaccactagaggaattgtccgctttggccataagcctcacggttttgtcccgtaGGTGAAAtaattgtaatgatcgggctccaaccactagaggaattgtccactttggccataagcctcacggttttatcccgtaggtagaatggagaacttcccaggaggtcacccatcctaagatttctctcaagcgagcacgcttaaccctggagttcttccaactctccaggccattccaccaaaaggcgcctctagtgattatttCCCCCATttcatatatcattactttttgaacccaagaccatctccgtgctttgccgatgtgggatttgcctaagggacctttctcccccccttttaggactcagcgtcctcgctgagatttgccccatcatcgcccaagaggacacgcgagcagctctgataccaattgtaacgatcgggctctaaccactagaggaattgtctactttggccataagcctcacggttttgtcccgtaggtggaatggagaacttcctaggaggtcacccatcctaggatttctctcaagcgagcacgcttaaccctaaagttcttccaactctccaggccattccaccaaaaggcgcctcctgTGATtatttcccccattttatatatcattactttttgaacccaagaccatctccatgctttgccgatgtgggatttgcctaagggacctttctccccccctttcaggactcagcgtcgtcgctgaggtttgccccaccatcgctcaagaggacacgcgagcggctctgataccaataaatatgagtatttctcattgaattgggtgtgatatgagatgaatgtgaattttgagatactgaattgatttgagaaattgttgaaaaatgttggtggttgactgagattgagattataattatattggaagtgtttttaaacaggtttagaagaactgtttttcaatttatagttggcactctgccggattttctataaaatttgcagaaaaatttagatttatcaaaaattataaataaatgaataaaaagggattaattgaaattgaaacatgaattggtgttccgacacactgagtggcataacttgctcggctacactgtagacgggtaaggggtgtcacatttagattTTCCCCCATTTCATATATCActaatttttgaacccaagaccatctccgtgctttgccgatgtgggatttgcctaagggacctttctccccccctttcaggactcagcgtcctcgctgaggtttgccccaccatcgcccaagaggacacgcgagcggctctgataccaatatgttcccccattttatatatcattactttttaaatccaagaccatctccgtgctttgccgatgtgggatttgcctaagggacctttctccccccctttcaggactcagcatcctcgctgaggtttgccccaccatcgcccaagaggacacgcgagcggctctgataccaataaatatgagtatttctcattgaattgggtgtgatatgagatgaaagtgaattttgagatactgaattgatttgagaaattgttgaaaaatgttggtggttgactaagattgagattataattatattggaagtgtttttaaacaggttcagaagaactgttttccaatttatagccggcactctgccggattttctataaaatttgcgaaaaaatttagatttatcaaaaattataaataaatgaataaaaagggattaattgaaattgaaacatgaattggtgttccgacacactgagtggcataacttgctcggctacactatagacgggtaaggggtgtcacatataatTGTATAAGATTTTAtgagtttatataaatattgagttttttgtacaattttgtaaatattttgtataaaaaataattatgcaaCATTCTATTCTCatcaatatataataaaaatacatGAAGATACCATAATTTTTAGGATtttttctttcaaaaaaaaaGACCACCCTGATTCGGGGGATAAAATCTCTTTGGATAGAGATGTGGATCCCAATGAGCCTTTCAGTCTTAGTTATGCATATGCATTGGACACACCTAATAATTTCTCATGAATTAGGAGTCTCCCCAGCAATGTTAGACAACCCTAAGTATTACTTTGGACTTTTCAACATGGTCCCATATAAGATAGTCCAAAATCACCGACCAAAGCCTAGTTGAATTTGAATATAATATGGATAGAAAGATTCAGGCAAAATtcgataattaaaataatatcgaTATCATCCATGTAATTCTTTTTCCCCACCTCTTTAGTCAAGTCATATGATGGCTTGGTTATTGTTAAAGGATACCTGTTTTCACTTGTGTTTatgtgtaaaaaataaaaaacagatTCGAGAATTCTCACAAGCAATCTTGGATTATCACTGCACTCCAATGGACTAGTGGATGTGCCAAAGGTCCTTGCAGACATTCTTGAATCACTCCTTGGGGCTGTTTTCATGGATTGCAATTCTTCAATTGATACAGTTTGGAAGGTATTGTCCTTCTATAATTACATTGCCCAACTTTTCATATTTGGAATAAAACTGTTGAAAAACAATAATAAAGATCTTCATCAACTGTATGAATATGAACAGTGAAATAATAAAAATGCAATAATATTTTTCTTGGCATTAGGTGTTCAATGATTTGTTGGAACCCATAATTAGTCTAAAAACGCTCAAGGTACATCTAGTAACGGAGATGTATGAAGTATGTCAAAAGAAACATTTGAAAGTGAAATTCGTGGATTTGTGGAGAGAAAGCATGGCTTTCGATGTGTTCATAGATGATCAGCTTGTGGGAAGAGGAACCCATGGCCTCAAGAAAGAAATGCTCATAATAGAGCAGCCAAGGATGCATTAGACAATATTGGAAGAATATTGGGCAAGAAAGACAGTACAGATGAATCATGATCTTGATTTCATTCAGTTAATTTACATGTTTGCAGGCTTTGTTTGTTTTTTTGTGATGTTCTTAAACAATAAATCTcattttgatgtgatcaattttgTAGACACTATATTTTATTCTGgctaaaaaaatcatttttagacaccatattttgtttggccatataaaaacttaaaaaaaaaataataacaataataaataaaatttaattgattggGTTGTTTTTTTCACTATTACTTTAACTCTaatccaattttcaattttattttgattCCACTTTTAAAATAATTGGAAAGATTCAGGCAAAATccgttaattaaaataatatcgaTATCATCCATGTAATCATTTTCCCCACCTCTTTGGTCAAGTCATATGATAGATTGGTTATTGTTAAAAGATACCTGTTTTCACTTCTGTTTatgtgtaaaaaataaaaaacaaattcAAGAATTCTCACAAGCAAACTTGGATTATCCACTGCACTCCAATGCACTAGCGGATGTGCCAAAGGTCCTTGTAGACATTGTTGAATCACTCATTGGTGATGTTTTCATTTATTGCAACTCTTCAATTGATATAGTTTGGAAGGTATTGTCCTTCTACAATTGCATTGCTCAACTTTTCATGTTTGGAATAAAACTGTTGAAAAACAATAATATAGATCTTCATCAACTATATGAATATGAACAGTGAAATAATAAAAATGCAATAATATTTATCTTGGCATTAGGTGTTCAAGGATTTGTTGAAACCCATAATTAGTCAAGAAACGCTCAAGATATATCCAGTAATGGAGTTGTATGAAGTATGTCAAAAGAAACATTTGAAAGCGAAATTCATGGACATGTGGAGAGAAAGCATAGCTTTCGATATGTTCATAGATGATCAGCTTGTGGGAAGAGTAACCCATGACCTCAAGAAAGAAATTGCTTATAATAGAGCAACCAAGGATGCATTAGAAAACATTGGAAGAATATTGGGCAAGAAAGACAGTACAGATGAATCATGATCTTGATTTCATTCAGTCAATTTAAATGTTTGCAGGCTTTGGTTGTTTCTTGTGATATTCTTAAATAATAAATCTcattttgatgtgatcaattttaTAGACACTATCTATTGTTCGGGCTAATAAAATCATTTTTAGACACTATATTTTGTTTGGCCctataaaaacttaaaaaaaataataataacaataataaataaaatttaattgattggGTTGTTGTTTTCACTATTACTTTAACTCTaatccaattttcaattttattttgattCCACTTTTAAAATAATAGGAAAGATTCAGGCAAAATTCGGTAATTAAAATAATATCGATATCATCCATGTAATTCTTTTTCCCCACCTCTTTGGTCAAATCATATGATGGTTTGGTTATTGTTAAATGATACCAGTTTTCACTTGTGTTTATgcgtaaaaaataaaaaacaaattcGAGAATTCTCACAAGCAAACTTGGATTATCCACTGCACTCCAATGGACTAGTGGATGTGCCAAAGGTCTTTATAGGCATTGTTGAATTACTCATTGGGGCTGTTATCATTGATTGCAATTCTTCAATTGATACAGTTTGGAAGGTATTGTCCTTCTATAATTACATTGCTCAACTTTTCATGTTTGGAATAAAACTATTGAAAAACAATAATAAAGATCTTTATCAACTGTATAAATATGAATAGTGAAATAATAAAAAGTCAATAATATTTATCTTGGCATTAGGTGTTCAAGGATTTGTTGGAACCCATAATTAGTCAAGAAACGCTCAAGATATATCCAGTAACAGAGTTGTATGAAGTATGTCAAAAGAAACATTTGAAAGCAAAATTCGTAGATTTGTGGAGAGAAAGCATGGCTTTCGATATGTTCATAGATGATCAGCTTGTGGGAAGAGGAACCCATGGCCTCAAGAAAGAAATTGCTCATAATAGAGCAGCCAAGGATGCATTAGACAACATTGGAAGAATATTGGGCAAGAAAGGCAGTACAGATGAATCATGATCTTGACTTCATTCAGTTAATTTACATTTTTGCAGGCTTTGTTTGTTTCTTGTGATATTCTTAAATAATAATTCTcattttgatgtgatcaattttgTAGACACTATCTATTGTTCGGGCTAATAAAATCATttttagacaccatattttgtttAGCCCTATAAaagcttaaaaaaaataataataacaataataaataaaatttaattgattggGTTGTTGTTTTCACTATTACTTTAACTCTaatccaattttcaattttattttgattCCACTTTTAAAATAATAGGAAAGATTCAGGCAAAATccgataattaaaataatatcgaTATCATCCATGTAATTCTTTTTCCCCACCTCTTTGGTCAAATCATATGATGGTTTGGTTATTGTTAAATGATACCTGTTTTCACTTGTGTTTATGTGTAAACAATAAAAAACAAATTCGAGAATTCTAACAAGCAAACTTGGATTATCCACTGCACTCCAATGGATTAGTGGATGTGCCAAATGTCCTTGCAGACATTGTTGAATCACTCATTGAGACTGTTTTCATTGATTGTAATATTTCAGTTGATACAGTTTGGAAGGTATTGTCCTTCTATAATTACATTGCTCAACTTTTTATGTTTGGAATAAAACTGTTGAAAAACAATAATAAAGATCTTTATCAACTATATAAATATGAATAGTGAAATAATAAAAAGTCAATAATATTTATCTTGGCATTAGGTGTTCAAGGATTTGTTGGAACCCATAATTAGTCAAGAAACGCTCAAGATATATCCAGTAACGGAGTTGTATGAAGTATGTCAAAAGAAACATTTGAAAGCGAAATTCGTTGATTTGTGGAGAGAAAGCATGGCTTTCAATATGTTCATAGATGATCAGCTTGTGGGAAGAGGAACCCATGGCCTCAAGAAAGAAATTGCTCATAATAGAGCAACCAAGGATGCATTAGACAACATTGGAAGAATATTGGGCAAGAAAGTTAGGTAGAAACCCTAACAACAGTTATTTCAGAGTTGAAATTAAAAGAACAGAGAATCagaagatagagagagagagagagaagagaattgTAAGGAAGAAGATAATATTTCATTGAGAGTTTGAATGAATCTTTACAATATCTCACAGCCCTATTTATTGCCACTTTCCCTCCAAAAACAACTACCTAACTTTTGCTACAATTTCTCCAACAACCTCCAACAGAAAGCTACATCAGTTTCAACTACCATCACAACTAATTAATCATTTCACTTATTCTTATACTTCCTTCTTCTGTACGTGACAATACCCCCATCTCGAGAACATTCTTGTCCTCAAGAATGTATGAAAGTGGGAAATTGGGCTTGGATGAATGACTGATCCTCCCAAGTAGCATCTTCTAATGGAAGATTAAACCATTTGACCAGTCCTTGAATTACAGCCTGACCATTCCTTGTAATAGTTCTAGTTTGCAAGATCTTCTCAGGGGCCACTATTATTTCATTCTCCAACATTTCGGGTAACTGTAATTGTGGCACAACATTGTCTCCAAGTTTTCTCTTGAGAAGCGAGACATGAAAGACAGGGTGAATAGCAGCACTAGGAGGAAGCTGTAACTTGTATGCTACGTTGCCAACcttctgcagaatttgaaataGTCCATAATACCTAGCAGCTAGCTTTAAATTCCTTCTTAAGGCAACAGATGTTTGTCTATAAGGTTGAAGCTTTAGATATACCATATCCCCTACCTCAAATTCTTTCTCAACTCTACCCTTATCAGCTTGCTATTTCATCCTATTCCTAGCTTGCTCCAAATTACTCTTGAGAACATCATTCAACTGCTGCCTCTCCTGAAAAAATTGGTCAATAGCCTGAACTGGTGATGCAAAAGAAGGAATAGCAGGTAATGATGGAGGGTAATAGCCATATAAGGCTTCAAATGGAGTCATTTTTATAGCAGAATGGTATGAGGAATTGTACCACCACTGCAGTGACAACCATCAAACCAGGCTTTGGGATCTTTGATGAGTCATGCATCTCAAATATGTTTCCAAACAATGATTCAAACGCTCTGTTTGGCCATCACTTTGAGGGTGGTAAGCACTACTATAAGAAAGAGTAGTGCCCAGCTGCTTGAAAAATTCTTTCCAAAACACACTTGTAAATACTTTATCTCGATCTGAAACAATTGTGACAAGGGCACCATGAAGCTTATAAATGTGTTCTATAAAGACCCTTGCTACAGAAGATGCAGTAAAGGGATGAGCCAATCCAATGAAATGGCCATATTTTGTATACCTATCAACCACCACTAGGACAGTATCCTTACCTCCGGACTTAGGAAGTCGCTcaataaaatccatagtgatgtCTTTGCCATGCTTGAGAAGGTGTTGGTAAAGGTGTAATAACCGTGGGTAGCGGAAGTCATTCCCTTACATTTAGCACATTACGCACATTGTTGCACCCATTGCAAGACTTGATATACATGCCAGGCCAATAAAAATGTCTCTGCAGCCTACTATAAGAATTGTGAATGCCGGAGTGCCCTCCCATAGCACTGTCATGATACAATGCTATTAATTGCTTCCTCAAATTACCATGACAACCCACATACAATCTATTGTTGTAATACAACAGCCCTTGCTTCAAATGAAACTTCAAATGAGCCTTGCTATCCAAAGAAAGTTGAGTAATTAAATCCATGACCTTAAAATCATTAACATAGCTATTAAGGACATTAGCCATCCAAGTAGGAATGATTTGAGAATGAGCAATGATAATTGAGTCACGCAGAATGTGGCCTTCTAGATAAAGCATCACCACTCTATTCTCTATCCCTCTTttatacaaaattttataatctAAACCCAAGAGTTTAGAAATACCTTTCGTTGTAGGTTAGTGTGAAGTCTTTGCTCTAAAAGGTGCTTGATACTTTCATGATCGGTTTTAATGAAGAAGGACCTTGCTCAAGGTAATGCCTCCATTTAGTGATAGCAAAAGTGATTGCCAAGCAACTCTTTGTCGATATCTGAAAGGCTTTGATTCCTAACCCCAAAAGCCTTAGAAATATAGGCAATAGGGTGTCCATTTTTATGTCTGACTCCCATACCATAGCCGCTAGCATCGGTTTCAATGATAAATGGGTGAGTAAAATTTGGTAATGCGAGCAGGAGCAGAAGACATAACTACTTTTAATGAGTCAAATGCTTGTCTAGTAACTTCAGTCCATTGGAAGTTGTCCCTCTTTAATAAATCTGTAAGAGGCTTACTAATCACCCCATAATTTCTAACAAACTTCGTGTAATACCCTGTCAATCCCAAGAAACTCCTCAATTCCTTGACAGAAGTTGGATAAGGCCAAGCTACCATAGCCTCAATTTTGTCTGGATCTGTAGATACTCCTTTTTCTGAAATAATATGCCCTAAATAATCAACGATTCGACCAAAGAGCACTTAGACATTTTAGCAAAAGTCACGCTCTTCCAACACCTTAAAAACAGATTCTAAATGCTATAAATGGGATTCTAAATCAGGGCTGTAAATGAGTGTGTCATAAAAAAAAACCAGAACAAACTTCCTTAAAAATGGTTGGAAAATTTGGTTCATGAGGGCTTGAAAGGTGGCAGGGGCATTGgtcaacccaaaaggcatgactgtGAATTCAAAATGTCCATGGTgggttttaaatgcagtcttggGAATATCAGGAGGATCCATTCGAATTTGGTGATATCCAGCCCTtaaatcaatcttagaaaacatttTTGCTCCATGTAATTCATCCAATAGATCATCTATGATAGGAATAGGAAATTTATTCTTAATGGTGTGGTCATTCAACTTTCTGTAATCAACGCAAAATCTccaagtgccatccttcttcttaaccaaTAAAACAGGGGAAGAAAATGGACTAGTGCTAGGCTAAATAACTTTGGAATTCAACATTTCAGTCACCAACTtttcaatctcatttttctgataATGGGGATACCTATAAGGTCTCACATTTATAGGTTTAGTATCAGGTTGTAATGGAATATTGTGGTTATGACTTCTAAAAGGGGGTAAGGAAGTAGGTTCAGCAAAAACTTGAGGGTATTTATGAATAACTTTCTAAATATCAGGGTGAATATTACCTCTGTTAGTATGCAAGCGAGTAGTAGCAGCAACAAAATGAATTCCAACAGCCTGCTCTATCAAATTAACACAGAATAATGGAGACTGGAAATCATTTCCCTTCCTATGCAACAACTGCTGCAAGGAATTACATTCTTGAAGGCTAGCAGGTTCCATCCCCTCTTTAATCCCTTGCAAAGTAACTAAAGTATCCCCCTTTTGAAATGAGATTTGCAATCCcttgaaatcaaataaaattggactCACACTTCTCATCCAATCTACTCCCAATATAACATCAAATCCACCCAACTCCAAAAGTCTCATAGGAAAAGAGAAACATTGGTTCTGAGTGTGCCATTGAAATGAAGGACACATTGTAGAACTTAGTAATTTCCTTTCATCAGCTACAATAACCATTGACACAGGTGCTTGCACCACTGGAAGTTTTAAATCTTTGGCCACTTTTACATCCAAGAAACTGTTAATGCTCCCACTATCCACCAATATAACTAATTGTCTATCCTTATGTCTCCCCACCACCTTAATTGTGTCTACACCTTGACTGCCTTCCATAGCATGAACTGATAGAGTCATTTCTGGTTGTCCTTCCCCAATTTCCTCACCTTCTACCATTTCTTGATACTCTTCCTCCAATTTTTCCACTCCTTGTTCCTCCAACTGAATGGCCATAGCAGTCTTAGATTTACAGTATAGATAAATCATGATCTTGATTCCATTCAGTCAATTTACATGTTTGCAGGCTTTGTTTGTTTTTTGTGATATTCTTAAATAATAAATCTCTTTTTGATGTGATTAATTTTGTAGACACTATCTATTGTTCGGGCTAATAAAATCATTTTTACACACCATATTTTGTTTGCCCctataaaaacttaaaaaataataataataacaataataaataaaatttaattgattggGTTGTTGTTTTCACTATTACTTTAACTCTaatccaattttcaattttattttgattCCACTTTTAAAATAACAGGAAAGATTCAGGCAAAATccgataattaaaataatatcgaTATCATCCATGTAATTCTTTTTCCCCACCTCTTTGGTCAAATCATATGATGGTTTCGTTATTGTTAAATGATACctgtcttcagatatgatttttagccgatttgtccagttaagtaaataattattatgacataaaatgtgaataaatattgttaaaaattgaattgaaaatgtgtagaaaataaaaggaaaagaaaatgaaagaaattgggaattatgacatcacatgatgtcattaaaatgcccccacccaattacaatttaacaacacacttaaatttatttaaaatgggaaaaaaaagtcaaattaaagaaacaaattcTACTTTCTTATTCCTCATTCAGCCGAGACACTTCTTTCTCTACACACACCTCCATTGTTGCTCCTCCTTCTCACTAGAATTCTCATACAAACACACCATAAAACCACTAGCTTGCTTCATtaaaactcatcctcacaccttagaacacctctaggcagcaaaaagaagagaagaaaaggaagatttggaaacttggaagagtgatcaattgaggttagtgccttatttttctctcttacaactttatttcttgttagaacaacaaattaagtaatgaaatgaaaaaaaattgaagCAAACTACACATGTTAGGGTTTCTttaaattttggtagccatgaacttCCATGAGTATGATAGTTTTTTATGAACTTAAAAtgatgtagggatgtcccttgatATATATAAGTGAAATAAAAACTTTAGTTGTATGTGTAATGCAAGATTTGAGAAATtgagaacttagggttttgagcaaagtgaggttttgctcctataatggtgtaggaacattttattggtt
This sequence is a window from Hevea brasiliensis isolate MT/VB/25A 57/8 chromosome 10, ASM3005281v1, whole genome shotgun sequence. Protein-coding genes within it:
- the LOC110651047 gene encoding ribonuclease 3-like protein 3, producing MIDWLLLKDTCFHFCLCVKNKKQIQEFSQANLDYPLHSNALADVPKVLVDIVESLIGDVFIYCNSSIDIVWKVFKDLLKPIISQETLKIYPVMELYEVCQKKHLKAKFMDMWRESIAFDMFIDDQLVGRVTHDLKKEIAYNRATKDALENIGRILGKKDSTDES
- the LOC131169334 gene encoding ribonuclease 3-like protein 3, whose product is MVWLLLNDTSFHLCLCVKNKKQIREFSQANLDYPLHSNGLVDVPKVFIGIVELLIGAVIIDCNSSIDTVWKVFKDLLEPIISQETLKIYPVTELYEVCQKKHLKAKFVDLWRESMAFDMFIDDQLVGRGTHGLKKEIAHNRAAKDALDNIGRILGKKGSTDES